A region from the Eptesicus fuscus isolate TK198812 chromosome 1, DD_ASM_mEF_20220401, whole genome shotgun sequence genome encodes:
- the LOC103297874 gene encoding serine/arginine-rich splicing factor 2-like: MSYRGPPLNVFGMTSVKVDNLSPCTTTNSLRIIFQKYGEIGDVYIPRDRFTKKPRGFAFVRFLNRRHAEDAIDALDTIMLDGHVLRVQMARYNRLPDLHYGSYVVNPAHRYECRSRSPMGQSQFQSQGTYLYSHAKSSSRFPDASPSTSESTSTSCFQFNFSWMAGSSSLTTSRMGSRSLPPEEKSRSPPKNPFKSLGEEGAAPY; this comes from the coding sequence ATGAGTTACCGGGGCCCTCCTCTCAATGTGTTCGGCATGACCTCTGTTAAGGTGGACAACCTGAGCCCCTGTACTACAACCAATAGCCTGCGGATTATCTTCCAGAAGTATGGGGAGATTGGCGATGTGTATATCCCACGAGACCGCTTTACTAAAAAACCTCGAGGCTTTGCTTTTGTTCGTTTCCTCAACAGGCGCCATGCTGAGGATGCCATTGATGCCCTCGACACGATCATGCTGGATGGCCATGTATTGCGGGTACAAATGGCACGCTACAATCGCCTCCCAGACCTCCACTATGGCAGCTATGTGGTAAATCCTGCACACAGGTACGAATGCCGGAGCCGCAGCCCAATGGGGCAAAGCCAATTCCAATCTCAAGGCACATATCTCTACAGCCATGCGAAGTCCTCATCTCGCTTTCCTGATGCATCTCCATCAACCTCTGAATCCACATCAACCAGTTGTTTCCAGTTCAACTTCTCCTGGATGGCGGGATCTTCCTCACTAACAACATCCAGAATGGGATCCAGAAGCCTTCCACCAGAAGAGAAGTCCAGATCGCCACCCAAGAATCCCTTCAAGTCTCTTGGAGAGGAAGGAGCAGCACCCTACTAG